In the genome of Oscarella lobularis chromosome 1, ooOscLobu1.1, whole genome shotgun sequence, one region contains:
- the LOC136193304 gene encoding tyrosine-protein kinase BTK-like: MANCELKVGLMTKRSQGKSRMGPVNYKQRVFVLTNEKLAYYEGSVEKRGAEKGHIQVEDVKVVERVDEDAIPGKPHTFQINHKEYILYVTAKSQEEQEEWVRMLQDVCRHNHGDSLEQFYHSGLFNGKKWTCCSHNSRFSQGCKATFVNAAVSAGTLPGTMNGTLHGPGLIQTTPLPPVPSDAGPPKPFEVVAIYDYRPTETGDLPLRKGQRVQILDNRREHWWSARDEYGQEGFIPSNYVRKVGLESEEWFHPKLTRVEAEGILKSEGREGCFVVRDSSRPGMYTLSVYHSEIVRHYHIKKEETKYFISDRHRFDEIAQLIEYHKHNGGGLVTRLRYPPASLAPSTKGLGHDLDRWEISRLDLELGRELGSGQFGRVVQAKYKGNTDVAVKMMREGSMLEEDFIEEAKTMKNFQHPNLVQLYGVCIKGGPLFIVTELMCNGCLLNYVRKNKRLADMSDIILYMCTQVASGMHYLEERQFIHRDLAARNCLVGERNVVKVADFGLARHVWKDDEYTATEGTKFPIKWAAPEVINYAKFSSKSDVWSFGILMWELFSGGKTPYPTFSNAQVLQEVLDGYRLDRPHSCPPEVYKMLKSCWEDLPERRPSFQLVHQNLQAMGEDYAD; the protein is encoded by the exons ATGGCGAATTGCGAGCTCAAAGTCGGCTTGATgacgaaacgatcgcaaGGAAAGAGCAGAATGGGCCCCGTCAACTACAAACAACGCGTTTTCGTCCTGACAAACGAAAAGCTTGCCTACTACGAAGGAAGCGTCGAG AAACGAGGCGCGGAGAAAGGTCACATCCAGGTCGAAgacgtcaaagtcgtcgaacgcgtcgacgaggatGCGATACCCGGAAAGCCGCACACGTTTCAG ATCAATCACAAGGAGTATATACTCTACGTTACGGCGAAAAGTCAGGAGGAGCAAGAGGAGTGGGTTCGCATGTTGCAGGACG TTTGTCGTCACAATCACGGAGATTCGTTGGAACAGTTCTACCATTCGGGTCTTTTCAATGGGAAGAAGTGGACGTGCTGCAGTCACAATAGCCGCTTCTCGCAAGGCTGCAAGGCGACGTTCGTCAACGCGGCCGTTAGCGCTGGAACTCTACCCGGAACAATGAACGGAA CTCTGCACGGTCCCGGTCTCATACAAACGACTCCTTTACCACCAGTTCCATCAGACGCGGGCCCG CCTAAACCTTTTGAAGTTGTTGCTATTTACGACTACAGGCCAACGGAAACGGGCGATCTTCCTCTAAGAAAG GGTCAAAGAGTTCAAATTCTCGACAATAGACGCGAGCATTGGTGGAGCGCGCGAGACGAATACGG TCAAGAAGGCTTTATACCAAGCAACTACGTTCGCAAAGTCGGACTGGAAAGCGAAga GTGGTTTCATCCTAAATTGACGCGAGTCGAGGCGGAAGGCATACTGAAGTCCGAGGGACGAGAGGGCTGTTTTGTCGTCCGCGATTCGAGCCGTCCGGGCATGTACACGCTATCCGTCTA TCATTCCGAGATCGTTCGTCACTATCACatcaagaaagaagagacgaagtATTTCATATCGGATCggcatcgattcgacgaaataGCGCAGCTAATCGAATACCATAAACATAACGGAGGAG GACTCGTCACTCGTCTGAGATATCCGCCAGCTTCATTGGCTCCGAGCACAAAGGGCCTTGGACATG ATCTCGATAGGTGGGAGATTTCTCGACTCGACTTAGAATTAGGTCGAGAGCTCGGTAGCGGTCagttcggacgcgtcgttCAGGCGAAGTACAAGGGAAACACGGACGTCGCCGTGAAGATGATGCGCGAGGGATCGATGTTGGAGGAAGATTTCATCGAGGAAGCGAAAACAATGAa aaATTTTCAGCATCCGAATTTGGTTCAACTCTACGGCGTCTGCATCAAGGGCGGTCCTCTTTTCATTGTGACGGAATTGATGTGCAACG GTTGTCTCTTGAATTACGTCCGAAAGAACAAACGTCTCGCCGACATGTCGGACATCATTCTGTACATGTGCACGCAAGTCGCGTCGGGGATGCACTACTTGGAAGAGCGTCAATTCATCCACAGAGATCTC GCGGCACGAAACTGTTTGGTCGGCgaacgaaacgtcgtcaaagtgGCGGATTTCGGCTTGGCTCGACACGTCTGGAAAGATGACGAATACACGGCGACGGAAGGAACGAAATTCCCCATAAAATGGGCCGCTCCCGAAGTGATCAATTACGCAAAATTCAGCAGCAAATCGGACGTCTGGTCATTCG GGATTTTGATGTGGGAGCTATTCAGTGGCGGAAAGACGCCTTATCCCACTTTTAGTAACGCCCAGGTCTTGCAGGAAGTTCTAGACGGCTATCGATTGGATCGGCCTCATTCCTGTCCACCCGAAGTGTACAAGATGCTGAAATCGTGCTGGGAAGAC TTGCCCGAACGCCGACCGAGCTTTCAATTGGTTCATCAGAATTTGCAGGCGATGGGCGAAGATTATGCCGACTAA
- the LOC136193332 gene encoding uncharacterized protein — protein sequence MFSIRFAVFLCAICATTQSQARTTDSGSCVFPFKYKGTQYDDCTSEGHDREWCATSVKEDLSYREWDNCHVYVPTTEPTSTEPFFTTNTAEPAERCTTDGSVCVFPFKYKGILYYDCTSKGHDREWCATSVKEDLSYREWGNCLFVCDDCDDCDDSDDSDDNDETVSVCSRHTTNGKRCVPFKYGTNLYSGCTKAGHNREWCATCVKNDSTYSEWDNCEPDDAQCFTHATERRTTKGVLCVPFKYKGTLYNGCTSAGHSKEWCATSVKKDLSYHEWDNCQPLAVDFACQRHTTDGRPCVPFTYKGRLYNGCTKVGHNREWCATSVKSDSTHNKWGNCRHHSAPAATQRRTTNESPCVPFKYKGTLYNGCTSAGHSKEWCATSVKEDLTYKEWDNCRDETVPTCQRRTTDGKLCVPFKYKNQFHRGGCTNAGHSREWCATSVKNDSTYSEWDNCQPADETACSTTATERVTTTGKPCVPFKYKSSLYNGCTRKGHDREWCATSVKKDLSYSEWDNCYFPTTEPTEPFFTTETTELAERRTTDGSVCVFPFKYKGTQYDDCTSEGHDREWCATSVKKDQSYSDWGNCQ from the coding sequence ATGTTCTCGATCCGCTTTGCTGTATTTCTCTGTGCAATTTGCGCAACGACTCAGAGTCAGGCACGTACAACCGACTCAGGATCGTGCGTTTTTCCTTTCAAGTACAAGGGTACTCAGTACGACGACTGCACGAGCGAAGGCCATGATAGAGAATGGTGCGCAACTAGCGTTAAAGAAGATCTAAGCTACCGCGAATGGGATAACTGCCACGTGTACGTCCCTACGACGGAACCTACTAGTACGGAACCGTTTTTTACTACGAATACGGCAGAGCCTGCTGAAAGATGTACAACCGATGGAAGCGTGTGCGTTTTTCCTTTCAAGTACAAGGGTATTCTGTACTACGACTGCACGAGCAAAGGTCACGATAGAGAATGGTGCGCAACTAGCGTTAAAGAAGATCTAAGCTACCGCGAATGGGGTAACTGTCTGTTTGTCTGTGACGACTGTGACGACTGTGACGACTCTGACGACTCTGACGATAACGATGAGACCGTGTCTGTGTGTTCAAGGCATACGACCAATGGAAAACGGTGCGTTCCTTTTAAGTACGGAACCAATCTGTACAGCGGCTGCACAAAAGCAGGCCATAACAGAGAATGGTGCGCAACTTGCGTTAAAAACGATTCGACCTACAGTGAATGGGACAACTGTGAGCCGGACGACGCCCAATGCTTCACACATGCAACTGAAAGACGCACAACCAAAGGAGTTCTGTGCGTTCCTTTCAAGTACAAAGGCACTCTATACAACGGCTGTACCAGTGCAGGTCATTCCAAAGAATGGTGTGCAACAAGCGTCAAAAAAGATCTAAGCTACCACGAATGGGATAACTGCCAGCCATTGGCAGTTGATTTCGCGTGTCAAAGGCATACAACCGACGGGCGCCCGTGCGTTCCTTTCACTTACAAAGGACGGCTGTACAATGGCTGCACGAAAGTAGGGCATAATAGGGAATGGTGCGCAACTAGCGTCAAAAGCGATTCGACTCACAACAAATGGGGTAACTGTCGCCATCATTCTGCGCCTGCGGCAACTCAAAGACGCACTACCAATGAAAGTCCGTGTGTTCCTTTCAAGTACAAGGGCACTCTATACAACGGTTGCACCAGTGCAGGCCATTCCAAAGAATGGTGTGCGACAAGCGTCAAAGAAGATCTAACCTACAAGGAATGGGACAACTGTCGTGACGAGACCGTGCCCACGTGTCAAAGGCGTACAACCGATGGAAAACTGTGCGTTCCTTTCAAGTACAAAAATCAGTTTCATAGAGGCGGTTGCACCAATGCAGGTCACTCGAGGGAGTGGTGTGCAACTAGCGTCAAAAACGATTCGACCTACAGCGAATGGGATAACTGTCAGCCTGCCGATGAAACGGCGTGTTCTACGACTGCAACTGAAAGAGTTACGACCACAGGAAAGCCGTGCGTTCCTTTCAAGTACAAAAGCAGTCTGTACAACGGCTGTACGAGGAAAGGGCATGATAGAGAATGGTGTGCAACTAGCGTGAAAAAAGATCTAAGCTACAGCGAATGGGATAACTGTTACTTCCCTACGACGGAACCTACGGAACCGTTTTTTACTACGGAGACGACAGAGCTTGCTGAAAGACGTACAACCGATGGAAGCGTGTGCGTTTTTCCTTTCAAGTACAAGGGTACTCAGTACGACGACTGCACGAGCGAAGGTCATGATAGAGAATGGTGCGCAACTAGCGTGAAAAAAGATCAAAGCTACAGCGACTGGGGTAACTGCCAATAA
- the LOC136193487 gene encoding uncharacterized protein, whose amino-acid sequence MGSLRFVVLFAFLFVAQAEMLVDIQVFSNLDDMIARMEQEHGRNFTSIVYSDGESHGGCCPPALGASTTVEGTGSRQVRANVHLAAGLCHVQSYGANIYWNFPWANGAQYLKGSGTSLTAVYTYPDVHYREVEIIPVSFGYISTVLHVCSGTPKVYPVHVDSSK is encoded by the exons ATGGGCTCTCTACGTTTCGTTGttcttttcgcttttcttttcgtcgctcaAGCAGAAATGCTCGTAGAC ATCCAGGTGTTCAGCAATCTGGACGAC ATGATCGCAAGAATGGAACAGGAGCACG GACGGAACTTTACTTCAATCGTCTACTCGGACGGAGAATCGCATGGTGGTTGCTGCCCGCCTGCCCTAGGGGCCTCTACGACTGTTGAAGGAACAGGCTCGCGTCAAGTCAGAGCAAATGTTCATCTGGCTGCTGGCTTGTGTCACGTTCAAAGCTACGG GGCAAACATCTACTGGAACTTCCCATGGGCTAATGGCGCGCAGTACTTGAAGGGCAGTGGGACATCCCTTACGGCCGTTTACACGTACCCAGACGTGCACTACCGCGAGGTGGAAATCATTCCCGTCAGCTTCGGATACATCAGCACCGTTCTGCACGTCTGTTCCGGAACGCCGAAGGTATACCCGGTGCACGTTGATTCATCGAAGTGA
- the LOC136193337 gene encoding arfaptin-2-like: MAEEHERESAPFDETTSENDHEPIETSQFGRLAVDESLEFTTVSLSSAPATQNSPALARKPSVASPDPGKAAASLASSLEAQSGVETTEKGSLEVTRPRSASNRLESFRDWSVSTYKFTRQILSEKFGRGTRTVDTDLQTRIDSLRDIQRKYGDILRLARQLNARLAGVFQCQRALADAFSELAAKSVDLHDEFRYNGDTQRLLHKHGESLVGAINFFISNLMTLCTKTIEDTLTTVKSYNVARIEYDAYRTDLETLKSGPLRTEVQKTKLETTRQEFEKQKKKFEQLRADVEIKLQLLDENRVKVMKKQLLLFHNAICAYFSGNQTGLEDAMSSFHIRVKASEDSRPPSFLEGQQRQQEQQQPKSTDKTAEQS, translated from the exons ATGGCTGAAGAACACGAACGCGAATCGGCTCCGTTCGACGAGACAACGTCGGAGAACGATCACGAGCCAATCGAAACGAGCCAATTCGGTCGTCTAGCAGTCGACGAATCACTCGAATTCACAACCGTCTCCCTATCGTCGGCTCCAGCGACGCAAAACTCGCCAGCGCTCGCTCGCAAGCCGTCCGTCGCGTCGCCCGATCCAGGAAAGGCGGCGGCATCGCTCGCCTCGTCGCTCGAAGCTCAAAgcggcgtcgaaacgacggaaaagGGTTCCCTGGAAGTGACGCGTCCACGCTCCGCCTCGAATCGActcgaatcgtttcgcgacTGGTCGGTTTCGACGTACAAATTCACGCGTCAAATTCTCTCGGAGAAATTCGGTCGCGGCACGCGCACAGTCGACACCGATCTTCAAACGCGAATCGACTCCCTACGCGATATCCAGCGCAAATACGGCGACATTTTGCGTCTCGCGCGTCAATTGAACGCGCGTCTCGCCGGCGTCTTTCAATGCCAGCGCGCGCTAGCCGACGCCTTTTCGGAACTCGCCGCCAAGTCGGTGGACTTGCACGACGAGTTTCGCTACAACGGCGACACGCAGCGTCTCTTGCACAAGCACGGCGAATCGCTCGTCGGCGcgatcaatttcttcatatcgaatttgatgacgttgtgCACAAAGACGATCGAGGACACTTTGACGACGGTGAAGAGTTACAATGTGGCGCGAATCGAGTACGATGCCTATCGAACCGATTTGGAGACGCTGAAGAGTGGGCCATTGCGCACGGAAGTGCAAAAGACCAAGCTCGAGACGACGCGTCAGGAGTTCgaaaagcagaagaaaaagtttgaGCAGTTGCGCGCCGACGTGGAGATAAAATTACAATTGCTAGACGAGAATAGG GTGAAGGTTATGAAGAAGCAACTCTTGCTTTTTCATAATGCTATCTGCGCTTACTTTTCCGGTAATCAGACGGGCTTAGAGGACgcgatgtcgtcgtttcaTATCAGAGTGAAGGCGAGTGAGGACAGTCGTCCGCCGTCGTTTCTAGAAGGGCAGCAGCGGCAACAGGAACAACAACAGCCGAAATCTACTGATAAAACTGCTGAGCAATcatga
- the LOC136193260 gene encoding oxysterol-binding protein-related protein 1-like, translated as MNDIEETFLRAARMGSDNVIRNLLETCSTLNVDCVGRNKRNRGWSPIHLSAYFGHRTIVEILLQNGCDPDAKNVAGDTALHKCALTGREDIVDLLIGGGADVRLINADGFRPVEITAVQSIKEKLEAAELVVTRKGELDLLEAASANDTSLVNSILRSRCSPNIDCTDANGNSPLHNAAYRGHKETVLVLLQNGADTTLKNRAGHTASDLAQSADIKRVLSSIRDKICKRVYRFEGLLLLKKRVLRGFKPVVAVLDHGSLSWYLQKNDGKHLEGFKFLLQTEISKKDDDLFSVRGPDEKETIFKVPSTHKEDIQIYRQRWINALVEHREYANRSAFALESDETVEPLSRRKSSETLGTALKETEAQFQVFSKCVSEADILVKKLPVSYKHLLHGEADTLLQCSGKFGEALHVLTELRSSLNDCMNLMNVQEAIERANLVPNDDVLGAQPDRIDSDSDEFFDAEGESHVRPNMTHQLEPRRNALPVQRPSTQYSIWSVLKHCIGKDLSRITLPVTVNEPLTFLQRICETLEYDRLLQQALSCADALERTKYVAAFFYSHLASSSERSCKPFNPLLGETFELYRDDRGYRVVAEQVSHHPPITAFYCEGDGFTFWGSMQAQLKLTGRGLEVTPNGSFTLELHKYNEVYTWTAPAVRVHNVVVGKLWVERYGLVTVKNHSSGHMAHMDFKALGWLGGDPHNVEGYIESPRNEVKCVLRGKWTKELRCYPVEKGADEISALDLSGDFDDTKEATGGFSVLWKAFPKPPEAEQMYGLTAFAISLNELSPSIAEKIAPTDSRLRPDVRLMENGDIEGAANEKHRLEEKQRAARRKRNENKEEWTPKWFKQGVNEHTHATDWIFTGEFWSRDFSRSPDIF; from the exons ATGAACGACATAGAGGAAACTTTTCTTCGGGCAGCCAGAATGGGAAGCGACAACGTCATTCGa AATCTACTCGAAACGTGCTCGACTCTCAACGTCGACTGCGTCGGTCGAAACAAACGGAATCGCGGATGGTCTCCCATTCATTTATCGGCCTATTTCGGACATCGCACGATCGTCGAGATTCTTCTTCAG AACGGATGCGATCCGGacgcgaaaaacgtcgccggTGACACGGCTCTGCATAAATGCGCTCTGACGGGAAGAGAA gATATCGTCGACTTGCTGATTGGCGGCGGTGCCGACGTTCGTCTCATCAACGCGGACGGATTTCGACCCGTCGAAATCACGGCCGTACAATcgataaaagaaaaactcgaag CTGCCGAACTGGTTGTTacgagaaaaggagaattgGACTTACTAGAGGCGGCATCAGCAAACGACACTTCCCTTGTCAATTCCATA TTACGATCTCGATGCTCGCCCAATATCGATTGCACGGACGCGAATGGAAATTCTCCGCTTCACAATGCCGCGTATCG aggTCACAAGGAAACCGTTCTCGTTCTACTTCAAAATGGAGCCGACACAACGCTCAAAAATCGAGccg gtcaTACGGCGTCTGACCTGGCGCAAAGTGCAGACATCAAAAGAGTCCTGTCATCAATTCGTGACAAA ATCTGCAAGCGTGTCTATAGATTTGAGGGTCTTCTCCTCCTAAAG AAACGCGTTCTGCGCGGATTTAAACCGGTCGTCGCCGTGTTGGATCACGGATCGCTGTCTTGGTATTTGCAGAA AAACGACGGAAAGCACTTGGAAGGTTTCaagtttcttcttcaaacagAAATTAGC aaaaaagacgacgatcttttCAGCGTGAGAGGCcccgacgaaaaagaaacaattttCAAAGTCCCAAGTACACATAAGGAAGACATTCAAATCTATCGTCAG AGATGGATAAATGCACTTGTTGAACATCGAGAGTACGCCAATCGCAGTGCATTCGCCCTAGAATCGGACGAAACAGTCGAACCTCTatcgcgacgaaaaagttCCGAGACGTTGGGAACGGCATTGAAA gaAACCGAAGCCCAGTTTCAGGTTTTTTCAAAGTGCGTCTCCGAAGCCGATATCTTGGTGAAAAAATTGCCCGTTTCATATAAGCACCTACTGCACG GTGAAGCGGACACTCTTTTGCAGTGCTCCGGAAAATTCGGCGAAGCCCTGCACGTGCTGACCGAACTTCGCAGCTCGCTCAACGATTGCATGAATCTGATGAACGTGCAAGAAGCG ATCGAGAGAGCGAATCTCGTACCAAATGATGACGTATTGGGCGCGCAACCAGACAGG ATTGATAGCGATTCTgacgaattttttgacgCCGAAGGCGAATCGCACGTCCGACCAAATATGACTCATCAACTCGAACCACGCAG AAACGCATTGCCCGTCCAGCGGCCTTCCACACAGTATAGCATATGGAGTGTACTGAAGCACTGCATTGGAAAA GATTTGTCGCGAATCACCTTGCCTG TGACCGTCAATGAGCCGCTGACGTTTCTACAGCGCATCTGCGAAACGCTTGAGTATGATCGACTTTTGCAGCAAGCGCTCTCTTGTGCGGATGCGCTTGAACGAACGAAA TACGTTGCGGCCTTCTTCTATTCTCACTTGGCCAGCTCTAGTGAAAGATCGTGCAAACCGTTTAATCCCCTTCTAGGCGAAACATTCGAACTCTACAG GGACGATCGGGGATACAGAGTCGTTGCTGAACAG gttAGCCATCATCCGCCTATCACAGCTTTTTACTGCGAAGGCGACGGCTTCACGTTTTGGGGCTCCATGCAAGCTCAGCTCAAGCTAACGGGCCGGGGTTTAGAGGTGACTCCGAACGGCAGCTTCACGCTCGAACTTCACAA ATACAACGAAGTATACACGTGGACCGCTCCCGCTGTTCGAGTTCACAACGTCGTAGTTGGAAAGCTCTGGGTTGAGAGG TATGGCCTCGTGACCGTCAAGAATCACTCGTCTGGTCACATGGCTCATATGGATTTTAAGGCTCTAGGATGGCTCGGAGGTGATCCGCATAACGTTGAAGGGTACATCGAATCGCCGAG AAATGAAGTCAAGTGTGTGCTGAGAGGAAAGTGGACGAAGGAGTTGCGATGCTATCCGGTGGAGAAAGGCGCTGACGAAATAAGTGCGTTGGATTTGTCAGGAGATTTCGACGACACGAAAGAGGCTACCGGCGGATTTTCCGTACTTTGGAAAGCATTTCCTAAGCCTCCCGAAGCCGAACAA atGTATGGACTGACAGCGTTTGCTATTTCTCTGAACGAACTGTCGCCTTCTATAGCCGAAAAG ATCGCTCCGACGGACTCTCGTCTCAGACCCGACGTTCGTCTGATGGAAAACGGAGATATAG AGGGGGCCGCAAACGAGAAACATCGCCTAGAAGAAAAGCAGCGAGCGGCACGACGCAAGCGGAACGAAAACAAGGAAGAATGGACGCCAAA ATGGTTCAAGCAAGGAGTGAACGAACACACGCACGCGACAGATTGGATATTCACAGGCGAATTTTGGTCGCGCGACTTCTCACGATCACCGGACATATTttga
- the LOC136193294 gene encoding uncharacterized protein, giving the protein MVKRKPGQKGSGEVLAKRPKVEMTEGDEREPPIDAATKKKIAKRKSARKRREIQRKKMKIAPRRTTILAAKLNKVIAQLLESREEIGTMRKEMEKLKKKLNRKFGKEGFVFNQLDTIFIECPFKFEPDSKVTWSYRSKSDNKAIQIASTPNLEIPLAKLGDGVEVYCEIELKDGQTRRRSDLINIIVEATNRRSPHATATIPAHHQKFRERLAIHQHSPLFFNLFANISSAMKKKWWWSDDKGAEKPEVDEIPWGCAEKLFKLGRGKEEKNEDSLMTSVCTILAKAIGLKLELGGASIDTAAQPAARPSRSKKSNEKETSQRKSSRPAQYRTDGAILGNKGIVYVIMEGKFYTLTAGDLLFQVLRYCEDYRDRLPPKWGQGNEDRGGLFPIYAITVMGNAISLYGVVTIVEDGSDGLAEKMSYCRLASVDISTAKLQSIKQFLSMLRGAVHELKKKHYDEYKNKKRPRELSPTLPANGVFEGQDLEFTAAFPRRPLMFLSDWKSKDGEADAEKVIVKFSEERYGKEVHDFCSERGIAPKCHGVRNVGPFKMIVMEKCDEEFVQFVDAKEEKENWFDEEKAYKAVEKALEVLYNEGGEKQYVHGDFRDVNVLINRDFSVKIVDFDWAGIDSQVNYPPRLNHGGINWHIDAKEGHPIRHAHDVHFLETYFR; this is encoded by the exons ATGGTGAAGCGGAAGCCGGGTCAAAAGGGTTCTGGTGAAG TACTCGCTAAGCGCCCGAAAGTCGAGATGACggaaggagacgaaagagaacCGCCGATCGACGCGGccacgaagaagaagatagcgaagagaaagagtgcGAGAAAACGCCGCGAGATTCAACgcaagaagatgaagatcgCACCCAGGCGAACGACGATATTGGCAGCGAAACTCAACAAAGTGATAGCGCAACTCCTTGAGTCGAGGGAGGAGATAGGAACGATGAGGAAGGAGATGGAGAAACTCAAGAAAAAGTTAAACCGAAAGTTTGGGAAGGAAG GGTTCGTATTCAACCAGCTTGACACCATCTTCATAGAGTGTCCATTCAAGTTCGAACCAGACTCAAAGGTCACTTGGAGTTACCGATCGAAAAGTGATAACAAGGCTATCCAAATTGCATCCACCCCCAACCTAGAAATTCCGTTGGCAAagctcggcgacggcgttgagGTCTATTGTGAGATAGAGCTAAAAGACGGCCAGACACGGCGGCGGTCAGACCTAATCAATATTATTGTTGAG GCAACGAATAGAAGGTCGCCTCATGCTACTGCAACCATCCCTGCTCATCATCAGAAGTTTCGAGAGAGACTTGCGATTCATCAGCACTCTCCTctgtttttcaatttgtttgCGAATATCAGCAGCGCTATGAAAAAAAAGTGGTGGTGGAGCGACGACAAAGGAGCTGAGAAACCGGAAGTTGACGAGATTCCCTGGGGTTGTGCGGAAAAGCTCTTCAAATTGGGTcgcggaaaagaagagaagaacgaggaTAGTCTAATGACTAGCGTTTGCACAATTTTGGCGAAAGCTATTGGTCTCAAGTTAGAACTGGGAGGAGCTTCGATAGACACAGCCGCCCAACCTGCCGCCCGACCTTCACGgtcaaagaaaagcaatGAGAAGGAAACATCGCAGCGTAAATCATCACGTCCCGCACAATATCGCACTGACGGAGCTATTCTCGGGAACAAAGGAATCGTCTACGTTATTATGGAAGGCAAATTTTACACTTTAACTGCGGGCGACCTTCTCTTTCAAGTATTGAGGTATTGTGAAGATTACCGAGATAGGCTTCCTCCAAAATGGGGCCAAGGCAACGAGGACAGAGGAGGACTCTTTCCGATTTACGCAATCACTGTCATGGGGAACGCTATTTCCCTGTACGGCGTCGTAACGATTGTCGAGGACGGAAGCGACGGTCTCGCTGAAAAGATGAGCTACTGTCGCTTGGCCTCGGTCGATATCTCCACAGCGAAGCTGCAATCTATAAAGCAGTTCCTCTCCATGTTGCGCGGCGCCGTCCACGAGCTCAAAAAGAAACATTACGATGAATATAAGAATAAGAAGCGGCCCAGAGAGTTGTCTCCCACTCTGCCCGCTAATGGGGTCTTCGAAGGGCAAGATCTCGAGTTCACGGCGGCATTTCCAAGACGTCCTTTGATGTTCCTTTCCGACTGGAAATCAAAGGACGGAGAGGCAGACGCTGAAAAGGTCATCGTCAAATTCAGCGAAGAAAGATATGGCAAGGAGGTTCACGATTTTTGTTCGGAACGCGGGATTGCTCCAAAATGCCATGGCGTCAGAAATGTTGGACCCTTTAAGATGATTGTCATGGAGAAATGCGACGAAGAATTTGTTCAGTTCGTCGATGcaaaagaggagaaggagaactGGTTTGACGAGGAAAAAGCGTACAAGGCCGTTGAAAAGGCTTTGGAGGTCTTGTACAATGAGGGCGGAGAGAAGCAATACGTTCACGGCGATTTTCGCGATGTGAACGTTCTGATAAATCGTGATTTTTCTGTCAAAATTGTGGATTTTGATTGGGCAGGGATAGATTCCCAAGTTAACTATCCCCCTCGCCTGAATCATGGAGGCATTAATTGGCACATAGATGCGAAGGAAGGACATCCTATTCGGCACGCTCATGACGTGCATTTTCTTGAGACGTATTTTCGTTGA
- the LOC136193401 gene encoding checkpoint protein HUS1-like: protein MRFRAKLSDAIAMQQLTHVATTVAKLSKHCFVRLTPSTIRFVGAETSGASGGSTVWCELDPTSLCNEYRIEGQGDANEIELETIPGQLAHAMRSTQQKNAVSAKIQLTRKHTACLTISVGFSSAYESKAARVVCHDVPVTVMRRHRRQGNDDDDKNNDDVTSVPPDVSALFEFYLPKFRTFLGIVDRMKKLAKDVGLDVSRDGRMTLKIETLQVSLSAHFSDVDICDDDVDVETEARVQLNTGLLVQSLSALPGAPERVRCTIGSRGVRLRFVQEPSVVIDLFLPRVLH, encoded by the coding sequence ATGCGATTCCGAGCGAAGCTAAGCGACGCTATAGCAATGCAACAGCTCACTCACGTCGCGACGACCGTCGCGAAACTCTCAAAGCACTGCTTCGTTCGTCTTACGCCGAGCACAATCCGTTTCGTCGGCGCCGAGACGTCGGGCGCTTCGGGCGGCTCGACCGTCTGGTGCGAATTGGACCCGACGAGCCTCTGCAACGAGTATCGCATCGAAGGACAAGGAGAcgcgaacgaaatcgaacTCGAGACGATTCCCGGGCAGCTAGCGCACGCTATGCGCTCGACCCAGCAGAAAAACGCCGTCAGCGCGAAAATCCAACTTACACGAAAACACACGGCGTGCCTAACGATCAGCGTCGGATTTTCGTCGGCATACGAAAGCAAAGCGGCACGCGTCGTGTGTCACGACGTTCCAGTGACTGTCatgcgacgtcatcgtcgtcaaggcaacgacgacgatgataaaaataacgatgacgtcacttctgTGCCACCAGACGTTTCCGCTCTCTTCGAGTTCTATTTACCCAAGTTTCGGACTTTTTTGGGTATAGTGGATCGGATGAAGAAATTGGCCAAGGACGTTGGATTGGACGTGAGTCGAGATGGGAGAATGACGTTGAAGATTGAGACGCTGCAGGTGTCTCTCTCGGCTCACTTTTCCGACGTGGACATTTgcgatgatgacgttgatGTTGAGACGGAAGCTCGGGTGCAGCTGAATACGGGTCTACTGGTGCAGAGTCTTTCTGCTTTGCCTGGTGCTCCGGAAAGGGTTCGGTGCACTATTGGCAGCAGGGGTGTGCGGTTGCGCTTCGTCCAAGAACCAAGCGTTGTCATCGACTTATTTCTTCCACGTGTGCTCCATTGA